CGTCGAGCAGCCTTAGAGCTTCGGCGAAACCAGAATTAGTGCCAACAAGAATTGGTAAGCCAGCTGTAAGCGCTTCCAAAGCTGTCAAACCGAAACCTTCAGTTCTGGACGGCATGAGCGCAAGATCCACTGTGCAAAGCAAGTCGGCTAAATCTTCTCTCTTTGTTATAAAACTGCGAACTATTAATTGGCTCTTATCGATTCCTTGTTGCACCAACCTCTCGGTAACCTTCTCCATGTCTCCCTGAGGTGCACCAACGAAGTAAAGGCGATACTTTGGATCATTCAGCTTAGCAATGGCTTTCGGTGCTATATCGTATCCTTTCACCTGAAAATCTTCCTCGTCGCCTCGACCAAAAACCAACACGCTAAAATTTGCTCGTTCCTCTTCTGCTTGCTCGAGGTTGGCAAATTCTCGAAAGATGCTGGGAGTGGGAACGAGTTGATGGACTTCCTTTTCCGGGTAAGGCCGAAGATACGTTCGGTACATCTCGGTGATCTTCGGTCCTATAGCAACCACGAGGTCGGCCATTTGGCTCAATTGTTTCTCACTTAAATGCTTTATTTGCCCTTGATACACGTTTCTGTTATAGCCCTTGTACAAAGCGAGTTCCTCTGGCAACGTATGCTCAAACTGCACCCAAAGCAGATTTGGATAAAGCTCTTTTAGCATCTGAGCTTGCTTGCCAAGTTTAACGCCATGGCCGATGACAACATCTATGTGAAAATCTTCATGAGGACGAAAGCAAAGACGGTCAAGGCCCTCAAAGCCCGGCCGTTCTTTCGCCTTGATGATCCTTATTCCATGGTCTCTTGCTTCTCTCACATCTCCTTCATTGCATTCGACCGCGTAAAGAGTGACTTCCACCTCAGAGTTCTTTGCAAACTCGATGGCTAACAGCCTGTTAACCGTGGGTAGACCTCCCTTGGAAGATCCCCATTCCATGGACAAGAAAACTATTTGTACTTTATCTTTGTCCTGAACATGGTCGATGACTGAGGGCATAGAATatgaggaaaaacaattttatgtAAGAGTTGCAATTCATGGTTGCCAATCATCAGAAATTCATCTGACTTTTGCTTAACCTTTAAACAGTTTTCACTGACCTTTTGTTAAAGAGAAACAATCCATGTTTACAATTGCTTTAGCTTTAATTTCTTTGCAGGTCAttgatatttttctctttattttcaACCTCTTTCCCCTTTTGGCTGGAGTTTGTGCGCAAGACATTTGACTTCACTCACAAATTACCTAAGTTTTTACTGTCCCTGACGCTATAAAAGAATTTCCATGACTTTTAAGAAATTCCCTGCCTGAAGAATCGACCTGTATCACTTGCCGTCATATTAGTAAATTCTGAACCTTGGATAATGTAATTCTAGCTTTCTTATTGCTTCACAATTTACTTAACAGACTGTAAATAAATCgaatcagaaaaaaatcaacCCAAGCAAAACGTGGTAGGCCTGTAACCCTACCAGCCCCTCCCCCTCCGCAGTCCCTGCCAGATGGTCATCCATCAGGTTCGTTTCCAAACAACAGGACTAGACTTCGACAAATAAACGGGAAACGGGCGCTTCTCTATTGGGGAAGTCACGTCCCGTTGTCCTCTTGCCCACTTACCGGGAGTCGTTCTCTTTTGGATCTTGTTATTCTTCTCATCCGTCTGGAGAGCctagaaattaaaaataaaaataaaaatgaataaaaaacagAACAACCTCAGTATTTTCAACTGATGCTTTGAGAGGCTTGAGAGAAGGAAAAAAGATGGCAAATGTATTGCATCACGAGAGTTGacaaaggtcgaattaccaaaGTAAAATGATAGATTCGACCTTTGTAAACTGACTTTCGTGTACTACGCCTTTAGCGAAAAATATTTAAGAACTAGCTTCGTTCTTTCATGGAATAATCTAATGATGCAATGCGGGACTAGTGATTGTGAAGCATTTCCCAATAATCTTTGTTACGTATTCCTCACGAAGTGTCCAGCTTGATGATCTCAGCCACTGCGCATACTTACTCGACGCCATTCCTTGTAAAGCTCCCCAGGGATGATATGCTCTTGTCCTTTTGCGCGTGGGCAATAGTACTGCCTATCCCGCAAAGGTAGGTAGTGGGCACAATCTTCATGTACGCATCCTTCCTTGTCATGCCTAACCCACAAGCCGGAAGTGGGGTCTACTTTCCCGGGACACAAACCGCAACGGATGCTGAAATCCCATGAAACCGAACGCAACCAGCGACACGTCTTCTGAATGTCACCCAGGTTTCCCTTCAAGCAGCTAGCGTTGTAACGCAAtgcaaataaaattatatataaataacATGCAAGCTAACTTCAGGGGGAAAATCTTTAAACTCCAGCTTAAGTGGCGTTGCTTTACGAGGCCAGGAGAAAACGAAAGAAACCGGGGAGAAACACTCTGGGAAGTGAAAAGGACCCACAcgttttttgtgtgtgtggcTTGAGTTTTATTAATATCAttgtaaacaataataaaaataatgataataataatatattatgattattatcaaTAACATCATAATTAATTTCATTATTAATAGAAACAATGGCTTGGTCCTGGAACATACAACATCAGTGACTTTATTGATGACATGTCAAAGAAAGCAAGCTGTATAAGAGGAGTATGTGAGACAAGAGAGGTCAGATTCGATAACACCAAAATGCTGAGGAGGATTTTCCGTTCGGATTTGAATTCCTTCTACCACAAAGACTGAGATATGTGCACACATCGAAGCCACGACGTGGGTTGAATTTGTTTTGTGCTCTACTCTGCTCCGAaaggttttttctttcttaccaTAAACCAACATTACATTTGGTTCGTGGTGGTTTAGTTTGATTTTGCCAGTCTCCCTAAAGAGAAGCGAACTTGTACTTGGTACTTTATTTTAATGATAAAGTTcttgacgatgatgatgatgatgatgattaatattattattattattattattattattattattattcatgtaCGGCTCTTTTCGTCTATGCAGACGGTCTTTGCAGCTCATAGACTAAATAACCTGTCGTTTTGGTTCACAGTTGAGATATCTTTCTCTTGCACCTTATTTCATGGCTGATTCTACCAAGAAGCGCAACTTCTGTCCGCAGTACATGCATATCAAAGAGGTGCCACAGCGCTCTCTATTGGTGTcgtgctgttattattattatcgttattattagtactattattatcattattatgccTAATTAtcgttagagcagttttcaaatgactgtcgaaaaaccaaaaccaaagcaattactccgaccaatcacaacaggagcaggcagcgcgatgaaccaatcacaattcctagcaattacctgtaactccctcgaagagcgggaaaaatcacgcgtacatggtgcgattggttttggttttgattctcgtTGGTTGcaaaactggcacgagtcttTTAACCCAATCACTAAACTTAGCAatggcaatcatgtaattactttcgacagtcatttgaaaactgctctaccaaaattattgttattctgcAATCCAAACTTTCCTTACCAGCAAACCTCCTCGAGGCATTTTGATGAAACTCCCTTTGATTTGTTCTGCGACCACACTTGCAGCTTTATGACACTCTTGTAACAGAACAAGCCGAGAAAATTCATGTCGTCCAAGATGAAACGAGCTCCGTTTGAGTATAGCCCCACTTGCTCACACGATGTTTTCGTCGTTACCCATTTTCGCAAACGTGAAAGAAGCCTCGGAAACAAGCCTTCGGGGACATGTTGCGTTTTGAAAGTGAGATATACGGGTAAGAGAACGCGGTTATCGCCCTGTTGGAAGATCTCTTCCTCTGGTACTGGGCAAAGCATATAATGAACCATAAACGTGGATCTGTTTTGCTCCACGGGAAAAATGATGTCGAACGTCTCCATGATAGAGATTAAGTGCTCTTTAATCTCGCTCAAGTCAAGACTTCGGCAAACACTGTCGATATGCTCAGAGGAAAGCACACTTTCTTCTTGAAGCTTAATGCGATGGTCGCGAGAGTTCATGCATTCATTTTCGTCTTCTTTTGTGTTGAGTATTTGGCGAATGACGCCTAAAAGCCACTGCTGATCAAGCACAACTAATCCATCGTGGAGGACAATCGAATCGCGGTTTTGAAGAAACTTCAATATTTCATCTGCATCAGTTCCAGGAATGGAGCTAATTTCCTTAAGCTTCATGAAGTCGCTTCGGTACATAAACTTAACCCCGCTTCTACATTTCCCCTCTATCATGTTTTCTATTTCCAGCCAGTTAGAAGGAATTTCTTTCTTCGCGTGCGGCATTGCTTTGGCAGCTCTCACTATCCCTTGCCTTAAGCGATTGATCTGATCGTTTTCTTTCTCCGTCGCTTGAAAGGCTCGCGTGCTGTCAACGGTAAACGACCCTCGAACATGCTCCTTTATCAAGGGGTTTCGACTAAGTGTATCTAACAAACGTTCTATTTTCTCGTCTGGCCACTTCTTAGAACGCCCACTGTGAACGCCAACGAGGAAGACAGGGGCAGAGACCTCGTTATCGCCTGATTGCACACGTCTCAGTGAGTGGACCATATCAATGTGTTTCATGATGTTCTCCATCCTAAACTCTCCCTGATTCGCTCCTGTATCAAGCGTATCCTCTGAAAGATCAAAAGCCAAGACGTAAATGGCATCTGGAGTCATATACATTGGATGCAAAGCGCGGTCGACACCATCGCCAGACAACTCCCAGAAAACTGGCCATACTTCATCGGAAGAGTCCTCTTCGTTGAGATGACCAGTGACATTCTCTgctagaagaaaacaaagatgaaGCCGGTTAAcactcgaaaagtcagctttggTATCTTGTTACGGTGATAACTTGACATTTTGAGAGGTTTTCAAACGACTAGCGAAGTTAATCACGCGATTTGTTTCGGTTGGTTCTCTCATTGATCCTGAAAATGGTGAGTAATTACTCCACCAATAAAAACCAAGCAAGATGTTAGTGTTGCTTTGACGAGCAAATCAGCTTGATTAGCTAAACCAAGTGTAGCATTGGTTTTGGCTTGTACGATGAAATTGTATATGAAATGAACAATATCATAAACTacggatatgaaatcaagtaagctatgatcctcgcagttatggaggagaggatcatagcttacatCTTTGTGGTTTGTGTCACGCCATCTCGTTTCCAAGTAACCGACATCActgattttcttgttgtttttcattggtCGGTGAAACCGAGTAAATTACTTCGTCGATTCCATCGCTTCGTTATTGGTTGAAAATGGTAACCGGTTAGCTTGAGCTTGTGACTGCATGCTTTGGTTTTTCGGCAGCCATGTCAAAACCGCTCTGCCAACTGGTCTGctgccaaattttcgtgtttcactttcccTTCGACGCAGCACACAGTTTTAAACACTAACCCTTTGGTTAGTTTTATGACATCACCACGGCATACAGACGGGCGATTAATCACGCTTGGTGATTGGATAAAAGTTTCGCTCCAAGTTCTCAGCAAATCATTGGCTATTGGGCGAGACTAGTTACGATTGGTTCAGActcgttttcccgcgctttgcgaCAGGCGCAAGGATTTTCTTTGGGTTATGACTGGTTCATTTCATTGCTCTTCTGaactagaagaaaaaaaacaagagaagaaaaaacatACACGCAATCAACCCAATACAATACCTTGGACTGTTGACCTTGTCATTCCGGCATCAACTTCATCAGAGGCTGTCTCCTCTGATTCGTAAGGGTAATCTCGCCctgttttctttgcttgtttgtcTTCATTTTCGATTGAACTCCGTGAGGAAAGCTTCCACGGATTTTCGCTAAAGTCGATTTGAATTCCGCTAGTTCTTCGTCCGCCATTGTAACAACACTTGCCCCTAAGTAATTGGCTGAGTTTCGTCTTAGCCGCTCCATCTTGGCCAATCAGGACAACTTTGACCCGCTTGTCGCGTGCTCTACCGTTCTTCAAGGCTCTGCCATAAGCTTCACAGGCCGGCAATCCTCCTTCCAATGTGAAAGATGGAATCGCATCTAAACAGGATGAAAACAACAGTCTATAACGGCATGTACCTATCACATAAAAAGATTGCTTTCATGAAGATTTTGCCATTAATACACACTTCCACGCAAgtttattgaaaaagaaatcttgTCCTACCTCCAGAAAGCTATGCAAGCTTTGCAGGCCTATTACCTACGTAGACTGACTAACATTCACGAGGAAAGATGGCTTATGCTTCCCAAATCTTCGGAAGGTCCCGTGTGCCGACGATGTAATACATCGCGTAACAAACTAGTTTGTCAAAGAAAAAACTCCCTAGCCACAAAAGCCCTCCAAGTTATATTGTCACACAGTTAGTTGCGTGACTTAAGTTTTGAGAATGCGTGACTTTAAGCACTTAGTAAGAATAGCAGTTCCATTCTTGATCAATTTCtagtttttcctttctcttttgtTGCTCCAATCGTACAAATGTTACAAAACTACTGCAAAGctactttttatttattttttttttaagtttaacTTATTTGAACACTTTTTGAAACAGTGGAGTTGCAGCAGGAGAGGCGCCTTACCAGTTGCATTTCCCACTGTGCACCAAAAATCatgaaagcacaaaaaaaaaaaaactacaactaGACAAAAAGACTTTTCTTTGTCTAGTCTTTACCTTGACTTACGCAAGGGAAAATCAAAACAAGGATAATAATGATTGCGATGAAGTAAAAAATTGCTCTACAAAACACAAAcatgaatagaccatttttcaGTCGtgtacttagttgcctggcctttgaatgaaaatgaggctggaggtgacctgattttgatagaaaccttaatGCCTTTCTTAGGTAAATTGCTACTAATTAGCACGAGAACAGCATAATTAACAAAGAAGAGCAGGGAggattcttttaaaaaaaaaaaaggcatgtccagcctcactttcattccaaggccaggcaactaagcaaccaactgtaaaatggtcaattGGTGACACCAAAATTCTATTACCCAGAATTCTAAATCTCTCTCATTTGGCTTTAGTCCATCTTTTACTACATTGTCTAATTCACAATTAAGTGTGTTCACTTTGACACCACAGCAGCCACATTggaggagaaaacaaaatgtcTGAGTAGAAAAAGATTCTATGGGGAACTCAGAATTCTATTTTCATGCAAATTCAATTCTTTTGTGTTACCAAAAacaatatggcttctggtcacatgggTGAACACTCTTGATACAGAGGCAATGATTTTGCACTGTACATTTTACCAAGAGAATGAGGCTAAAATCAGGTGgtttttcattcatttctgAGATTTACCAGTTTAGGATTGCACTTGATTAAATGCAGGTCAACTTGAATAAGTGACAGAAAGTGCCCCCTCATCATTATGTAGCCCTCTCTACtacttctggcaagaaatatGGACAAAAAGATGCTCCTGACTTTGCTCCTCAGAGAGACAAAAACAGTAACATAAGAcccaacataaaaaaaaaaacctcaaagGCAGACCCTAATGTTAAAAATGCTGCTTTATGCTGAAACTTCATGGGACATGTTGTTATGACTTGATGTAATATGTcgtaattgcaggggtgcctggagaaaagccttaagtgacttctgataaattcccagattctccttccaaatttccttgtattcagttgtgaatgactaggagaatttgacattgcatcaaaagtcacttaaggccttattccacacaccccttcaattattagaTGTTGGTTTCTAATAggtttaacaataaaattgatgatgattataaaacttttactcaacgtttcgacgctctcaagcgtcattttcaagagttgtaaagtaactgttacttggcagtttgaataaataatgttagcaaaacctCGTGGGAGTCATATGTCAATGGCAAATTACTATTAGATTGCCTTAGAGAGATCAAGTTTAATACTGGATAACAGTAGTATTATTATCTTTActgaacactaataattattattgttaaataaatatatataaaatcattttaatttaGCTTACCTGGTTTATCAAGGAGGTGGTTAAACACAACATTTGTTTGTCTGAATGATTTGGAACTTAGCAAGACAGCTAACAGGTCACCTGGATAAGTGTTATTTTCCCTTACAAGATTGCAAACACTGGGTTTAGCCCCATCTACTGAATCAAGTCCGTTGACATCATCTATGGCACCATCTATGCCTAGAATTTTAAGGAGCTCTTTCTTGTCCTCTGGATCACCAGCAATGTCGCGAATAATATTCTTGATGTCTTCATTACAAATTGGTCCTTTTTTCAGCAAAAACTCTAAATCTATGGAAAAAAAGTATAAATTGACAACTTGACCATGTTTTCATGCTAATAGTTCAGTTCTATAGAAACGCAGATTACTAATCAATacttccattttatttcaattgaaTCTGGACACAATCAACACCAAGAACCTCTGTGATATCTACATTCTTTTACACTGTTTATGCATTGTTTTGAAAGCGCTTTGACCCACAAGCAAAGCCAGGTGGTGCATTCTGTGTATGATTGTCAACCTGGctttataaattataataataataattacaggccattttcaaattaacttCAACTCAAGTCTTAAAGTGCAGGAAAGTCTTTGTTACGGACATCAgctttcattcatattgaaagtaGAACCAACTATTACCGTAACAAAAGTTTCAACTCAGAAATGgtccattatcatcatcatttacAATTTAATTTACAGACTATTAAAATGTAAAGTGAAGTAAAGTAGAGccacattaaattttttatattgGCACATTCCCTCTGACAAAGGGTTAATTTTAAGGTGGCAGGAAGTAGTGGGGTAGAAAAAGATATTTGAATTGTTCAGAGTACTGCACCAATTAGGTCATGGCCGGTTTGAATTCCAATGAAGGCACCTGAAATTTTTCTGGTGCCTATATGATATAATCCCTGAGATTGTCTGGTAAGTGTAATGATTATTTCTTAAATTCATCTCTCAAGCACACTTCACAAAAATGCCTTCACTTAAAATGCATTATCAACAAATTCTGTTTTTGAACTACACAAAAATTTCCAGGTATCAAAATTTCTTGAAAGGTAATATTACTATGTTTTTGACTCTGTGAACTATCCAGCAACCTCTCTCCCATTTGTTTCAAAGCTGAAAATCACATCACATTTTTCCAAAATGAGTGTCTTCAATTCCTTACAGAAATGATGACAGCTGAAGTACAGCTGAAGGGACTGCCATTACCTATCCAGAGTGTAGCATTTGGGCAATTCCATggtgacaaacaaaaatgatttttctcaCGAGCACAGGGAGCGGCTCTGCATCCTTTAAACATGTGTTTTACATATTGGCATGACTAGATTTCATTGTCTATCTGTTCTTTTTAGGTTGAGGAAGCCCGCacacataacaacaacaacatttttacTTAAATCCCTTTAGCTGAAACACATTTTCCACCATTTTCACTCTGAGAAA
This window of the Acropora muricata isolate sample 2 chromosome 14, ASM3666990v1, whole genome shotgun sequence genome carries:
- the LOC136898177 gene encoding uncharacterized protein isoform X4 encodes the protein MDPDATSTENEERARDLEFLLKKGPICNEDIKNIIRDIAGDPEDKKELLKILGIDGAIDDVNGLDSVDGAKPSVCNLVRENNTYPGDLLAVLLSSKSFRQTNVVFNHLLDKPDAIPSFTLEGGLPACEAYGRALKNGRARDKRVKVVLIGQDGAAKTKLSQLLRGKCCYNGGRRTSGIQIDFSENPWKLSSRSSIENEDKQAKKTGRDYPYESEETASDEVDAGMTRSTVQENVTGHLNEEDSSDEVWPVFWELSGDGVDRALHPMYMTPDAIYVLAFDLSEDTLDTGANQGEFRMENIMKHIDMVHSLRRVQSGDNEVSAPVFLVGVHSGRSKKWPDEKIERLLDTLSRNPLIKEHVRGSFTVDSTRAFQATEKENDQINRLRQGIVRAAKAMPHAKKEIPSNWLEIENMIEGKCRSGVKFMYRSDFMKLKEISSIPGTDADEILKFLQNRDSIVLHDGLVVLDQQWLLGVIRQILNTKEDENECMNSRDHRIKLQEESVLSSEHIDSVCRSLDLSEIKEHLISIMETFDIIFPVEQNRSTFMVHYMLCPVPEEEIFQQGDNRVLLPVYLTFKTQHVPEGLFPRLLSRLRKWVTTKTSCEQVGLYSNGARFILDDMNFLGLFCYKSVIKLQVWSQNKSKGVSSKCLEEVCCCLKGNLGDIQKTCRWLRSVSWDFSIRCGLCPGKVDPTSGLWVRHDKEGCVHEDCAHYLPLRDRQYYCPRAKGQEHIIPGELYKEWRRALQTDEKNNKIQKRTTPVIDHVQDKDKVQIVFLSMEWGSSKGGLPTVNRLLAIEFAKNSEVEVTLYAVECNEGDVREARDHGIRIIKAKERPGFEGLDRLCFRPHEDFHIDVVIGHGVKLGKQAQMLKELYPNLLWVQFEHTLPEELALYKGYNRNVYQGQIKHLSEKQLSQMADLVVAIGPKITEMYRTYLRPYPEKEVHQLVPTPSIFREFANLEQAEEERANFSVLVFGRGDEEDFQVKGYDIAPKAIAKLNDPKYRLYFVGAPQGDMEKVTERLVQQGIDKSQLIVRSFITKREDLADLLCTVDLALMPSRTEGFGLTALEALTAGLPILVGTNSGFAEALRLLDDSAFASSFIVKSDDAKEWAQAIRDVKAKERSQRLNEAQKLKECYENTFDWSDQCEKILGMILGEFKPLVFPKNPVAAEKGSTQETRTRNEET
- the LOC136898177 gene encoding uncharacterized protein isoform X1; its protein translation is MDPDATSTENEERARDLEFLLKKGPICNEDIKNIIRDIAGDPEDKKELLKILGIDGAIDDVNGLDSVDGAKPSVCNLVRENNTYPGDLLAVLLSSKSFRQTNVVFNHLLDKPDAIPSFTLEGGLPACEAYGRALKNGRARDKRVKVVLIGQDGAAKTKLSQLLRGKCCYNGGRRTSGIQIDFSENPWKLSSRSSIENEDKQAKKTGRDYPYESEETASDEVDAGMTRSTVQAENVTGHLNEEDSSDEVWPVFWELSGDGVDRALHPMYMTPDAIYVLAFDLSEDTLDTGANQGEFRMENIMKHIDMVHSLRRVQSGDNEVSAPVFLVGVHSGRSKKWPDEKIERLLDTLSRNPLIKEHVRGSFTVDSTRAFQATEKENDQINRLRQGIVRAAKAMPHAKKEIPSNWLEIENMIEGKCRSGVKFMYRSDFMKLKEISSIPGTDADEILKFLQNRDSIVLHDGLVVLDQQWLLGVIRQILNTKEDENECMNSRDHRIKLQEESVLSSEHIDSVCRSLDLSEIKEHLISIMETFDIIFPVEQNRSTFMVHYMLCPVPEEEIFQQGDNRVLLPVYLTFKTQHVPEGLFPRLLSRLRKWVTTKTSCEQVGLYSNGARFILDDMNFLGLFCYKSVIKLQVWSQNKSKGVSSKCLEEVCCCLKGNLGDIQKTCRWLRSVSWDFSIRCGLCPGKVDPTSGLWVRHDKEGCVHEDCAHYLPLRDRQYYCPRAKGQEHIIPGELYKEWRRALQTDEKNNKIQKRTTPVIDHVQDKDKVQIVFLSMEWGSSKGGLPTVNRLLAIEFAKNSEVEVTLYAVECNEGDVREARDHGIRIIKAKERPGFEGLDRLCFRPHEDFHIDVVIGHGVKLGKQAQMLKELYPNLLWVQFEHTLPEELALYKGYNRNVYQGQIKHLSEKQLSQMADLVVAIGPKITEMYRTYLRPYPEKEVHQLVPTPSIFREFANLEQAEEERANFSVLVFGRGDEEDFQVKGYDIAPKAIAKLNDPKYRLYFVGAPQGDMEKVTERLVQQGIDKSQLIVRSFITKREDLADLLCTVDLALMPSRTEGFGLTALEALTAGLPILVGTNSGFAEALRLLDDSAFASSFIVKSDDAKEWAQAIRDVKAKERSQRLNEAQKLKECYENTFDWSDQCEKILGMILGKQNKVDKEIEGESVEDDVPDSAIAETSEELPRKENLNPLYSQKTQLPRKREVPKKQEQETKKPERPKGEQVIKNYARRPTAWLLPFVVVAVVFVVAAVIVFTKYQTKPRFSILSSL
- the LOC136898177 gene encoding uncharacterized protein isoform X3, translated to MDPDATSTENEERARDLEFLLKKGPICNEDIKNIIRDIAGDPEDKKELLKILGIDGAIDDVNGLDSVDGAKPSVCNLVRENNTYPGDLLAVLLSSKSFRQTNVVFNHLLDKPDAIPSFTLEGGLPACEAYGRALKNGRARDKRVKVVLIGQDGAAKTKLSQLLRGKCCYNGGRRTSGIQIDFSENPWKLSSRSSIENEDKQAKKTGRDYPYESEETASDEVDAGMTRSTVQAENVTGHLNEEDSSDEVWPVFWELSGDGVDRALHPMYMTPDAIYVLAFDLSEDTLDTGANQGEFRMENIMKHIDMVHSLRRVQSGDNEVSAPVFLVGVHSGRSKKWPDEKIERLLDTLSRNPLIKEHVRGSFTVDSTRAFQATEKENDQINRLRQGIVRAAKAMPHAKKEIPSNWLEIENMIEGKCRSGVKFMYRSDFMKLKEISSIPGTDADEILKFLQNRDSIVLHDGLVVLDQQWLLGVIRQILNTKEDENECMNSRDHRIKLQEESVLSSEHIDSVCRSLDLSEIKEHLISIMETFDIIFPVEQNRSTFMVHYMLCPVPEEEIFQQGDNRVLLPVYLTFKTQHVPEGLFPRLLSRLRKWVTTKTSCEQVGLYSNGARFILDDMNFLGLFCYKSVIKLQVWSQNKSKGVSSKCLEEVCCCLKGNLGDIQKTCRWLRSVSWDFSIRCGLCPGKVDPTSGLWVRHDKEGCVHEDCAHYLPLRDRQYYCPRAKGQEHIIPGELYKEWRRALQTDEKNNKIQKRTTPVIDHVQDKDKVQIVFLSMEWGSSKGGLPTVNRLLAIEFAKNSEVEVTLYAVECNEGDVREARDHGIRIIKAKERPGFEGLDRLCFRPHEDFHIDVVIGHGVKLGKQAQMLKELYPNLLWVQFEHTLPEELALYKGYNRNVYQGQIKHLSEKQLSQMADLVVAIGPKITEMYRTYLRPYPEKEVHQLVPTPSIFREFANLEQAEEERANFSVLVFGRGDEEDFQVKGYDIAPKAIAKLNDPKYRLYFVGAPQGDMEKVTERLVQQGIDKSQLIVRSFITKREDLADLLCTVDLALMPSRTEGFGLTALEALTAGLPILVGTNSGFAEALRLLDDSAFASSFIVKSDDAKEWAQAIRDVKAKERSQRLNEAQKLKECYENTFDWSDQCEKILGMILGEFKPLVFPKNPVAAEKGSTQETRTRNEET
- the LOC136898177 gene encoding uncharacterized protein isoform X2; the encoded protein is MDPDATSTENEERARDLEFLLKKGPICNEDIKNIIRDIAGDPEDKKELLKILGIDGAIDDVNGLDSVDGAKPSVCNLVRENNTYPGDLLAVLLSSKSFRQTNVVFNHLLDKPDAIPSFTLEGGLPACEAYGRALKNGRARDKRVKVVLIGQDGAAKTKLSQLLRGKCCYNGGRRTSGIQIDFSENPWKLSSRSSIENEDKQAKKTGRDYPYESEETASDEVDAGMTRSTVQENVTGHLNEEDSSDEVWPVFWELSGDGVDRALHPMYMTPDAIYVLAFDLSEDTLDTGANQGEFRMENIMKHIDMVHSLRRVQSGDNEVSAPVFLVGVHSGRSKKWPDEKIERLLDTLSRNPLIKEHVRGSFTVDSTRAFQATEKENDQINRLRQGIVRAAKAMPHAKKEIPSNWLEIENMIEGKCRSGVKFMYRSDFMKLKEISSIPGTDADEILKFLQNRDSIVLHDGLVVLDQQWLLGVIRQILNTKEDENECMNSRDHRIKLQEESVLSSEHIDSVCRSLDLSEIKEHLISIMETFDIIFPVEQNRSTFMVHYMLCPVPEEEIFQQGDNRVLLPVYLTFKTQHVPEGLFPRLLSRLRKWVTTKTSCEQVGLYSNGARFILDDMNFLGLFCYKSVIKLQVWSQNKSKGVSSKCLEEVCCCLKGNLGDIQKTCRWLRSVSWDFSIRCGLCPGKVDPTSGLWVRHDKEGCVHEDCAHYLPLRDRQYYCPRAKGQEHIIPGELYKEWRRALQTDEKNNKIQKRTTPVIDHVQDKDKVQIVFLSMEWGSSKGGLPTVNRLLAIEFAKNSEVEVTLYAVECNEGDVREARDHGIRIIKAKERPGFEGLDRLCFRPHEDFHIDVVIGHGVKLGKQAQMLKELYPNLLWVQFEHTLPEELALYKGYNRNVYQGQIKHLSEKQLSQMADLVVAIGPKITEMYRTYLRPYPEKEVHQLVPTPSIFREFANLEQAEEERANFSVLVFGRGDEEDFQVKGYDIAPKAIAKLNDPKYRLYFVGAPQGDMEKVTERLVQQGIDKSQLIVRSFITKREDLADLLCTVDLALMPSRTEGFGLTALEALTAGLPILVGTNSGFAEALRLLDDSAFASSFIVKSDDAKEWAQAIRDVKAKERSQRLNEAQKLKECYENTFDWSDQCEKILGMILGKQNKVDKEIEGESVEDDVPDSAIAETSEELPRKENLNPLYSQKTQLPRKREVPKKQEQETKKPERPKGEQVIKNYARRPTAWLLPFVVVAVVFVVAAVIVFTKYQTKPRFSILSSL